The sequence TTTAATGGCACTGACTAAAATTTTTCTAAAGGTGAGTGCTGTCAAGAGCAAGTGGGGGTTCTCAGGGTCAAAGGCGAGTTCTTCCTTGCGGATTTCGGTGATTTTGGTGAGCGCATCCACTAAGTTTGCCACATCCTCGCCAAATTTCTCCCGCACTTCTGCTAGCTCGCAGGGCGTGTCCTCCACGACATCGTGCAAGAGAGAGGCGCAGATCATCGCCTCATCCCCCCCACAAAAAGCGACAATGCTCGCCACACAAATGGGGTGGGTGATGTAGGGCGCACCCCCTTTACGCTTTTGGCCTGTGTGGTAATGGGTGGCTAAATCTAGGGCTTCTTGGATTTTGGGGGTGATGGTGGTGGTGTTTCGCAAAACACTGACCGCCCCTTTAGGGTTGTCAATGTCCTTAACGAGTTCTAAAATTTGGGTTAAACTGCCATAATGGGGCGCTTTAGAATCTCTCATCAATGTAGTCAAGACCGATTTTCCCCTCAGCAATTTCGCAAATGGCAATATCGGTGGGCTTGTGGGTTTTGGTGTCCATCGCCACAAGGGGTTGCACCCCAGCGCCTAACTGCTTGACGCGTGAAAAGATCAAATTAGAGAGAATGTAGCGATCCCCATTAACCTTATCCAAAGCCTTAGCCACAATTTCTTCTGTTCGCATCTGTGCTCCTTTTTTGTTACTTCACCATAGAAAACACGCCTTGCTGGTCCTTAATCACATGCAATAAATTGTCTTTTTTAAACATGTTGCAGACCACAATGGGCAGCTTATTGTCTTTGGCTAGAGAAATGGCGGTGTCGTCCATCACTTCAATATTGCCGATCAAGGCTTCATTATAGCCCATGACATCGATTTTTTGGGCATCTTCAAACTTATGCGGGTCTTTGTCGTAAATCCCATCCACCTTCGTGGCTTTGACGATCAAATCCGCCCCGATCTCAATCGCCCTAAGCGTGGCGGCGGTGTCTGTGGTGAAAAAGGGGTTGCCCGTGCCCGCAGCAAAGATCACAATCCGCCCTTTTTCTAAATGCCGAATGGCCTTGCGGTGGATGTAGGTTTCACACACTTCTTTGATTTCCACCGCACTTTGCACCCGCACATCCAGCCCCATATGCTCTAGGGCTTCTTGCATGGCAACTGCGTTGATGACTGTGGCAAGCATGCCCATGTAATCTCCGCTTGTGCGCCGAATAATGCCCCCCTTAGCCGCACTCACCCCCCGGATGATGTTGCCCCCCGATCACAATGCCAACTTCGATGTCGTTGTCGGCGAGCATTTTGATCTCTTTAGCGATGTAGCTTAGAATTTGGATATCGATCCCAAAATTGGTATCCCCCGCCAACGCTTCCCCCGAAAACTTCACCAGCACACGCTTTTTAGAGTCTTCCCTGCTTTGCATAAACTCCCTTCAATTCTATGAATGCCAAAAGGCCGCATTTTACAACAAATAGCCTTAAGTCAAGGCACGCACCACGCCCGCCATCGCCCCCACGCTTTCAAGGACTTCTTGTTGGTTAATGGTGTAAGCGGGCATGAAGTAAATGGTGTTGCTTAAAGGGCGTAAAAGTAGCCCCAACTCTAAGCCCTTTTCAAACACCGCAAGGCTTAGGCGTTGGCTGCCCTGATAGCCCTCTAGTTCAAAGGCAAAGACCATGCCACACTTGCGCAAGTTTTTAACGCCCTTTAGCCCTACTAATTGCTCTTGCATGCAAGTGTAGATAAAATTGCTAAGTGCCTTGTTTTGCTCCACCACGCCTTGTTCAAACAAGTCTAAAGTGGCGTTAGCGCAGGCGCAAGCCAAGGCGTTGCCCGTGTAGCTGTGCGAGTGTAAAAAGCTTTTATCCTGCTCATAGGGGGCATAGAATTTATTATAAATTTGATCGCTTGTGAGCACCACCGCTAGGGGCAAATACCCCCCCGTGATCCCCTTAGATAGGCATAAAAAATCGGGCTTGACGCCGCATTGCTGATAGGCAAAGAGCGAACCCGTACGCCCAAAGCCCACCGCGATTTCATCAAAGATCACTAACACCCCCCGCTCTTGGCACATTTGCGTAGCCTGCCTTACAAAGTCTGCGCTGTAAAAATGCATGCAGCCTGCGCACTGGATCAAGGGCTCTAAAATGAAGGCGCTGAGATTGTTAGACTCCCTGTCTAAAATCTGCTCTAGGGCGTGTAAGGCTCTTGGAATGTCCGCCTCGTCTTTGGGCACGGGGGTTTGCAGTTGATCGCAAAAAATGCCCTTGTAGGTGTCCTTATACAGCCCCACCCCCCCCACGCTTAACGCCCCCAAAGTTTCGCCGTGGTAGCCATTTTCTAGGGATAGGAATTTGGGCTTTTGTTTGCCTTCAAGTAGGCGGCTATGATAACTCATCTTCAGCGCCACCTCCACGCCCGCCGAGCCGTTGTCGGCAAAAAAGCACTTGTTAAATCCGCTTAGAGCGCACAATCTAGCGGCCAAATTAATGGCCTGGGGGTGGGTTAAACCCGCTAATAGCACATGTTCTAATTGTTCGACTTGCTCTTTGAGCTTGGCATTAATGTAGGGGTGGTTATGCCCAAACAAATTCACCCACCAAGAGCTGATCCCATCGATGTAGCCCTTGCCCTCAAAGTCGTAAAGATACACCCCCTTAGCGGACTTGATGGGCAGTAGGGGCAAGCTAGCATGATCGTGCATTTGGCTGCACGGGTGCCAAATGTGTTTAAAGTCTAAAGCGTGCCATTCAGCATTACTTGGCATACAAAACCCTTTAAATCGGCATTTTTAGCCTAAAAGATAAAAAATTTAGAAATATTTTAGTGAAATTCTTATAAAATTACCGCTTATGGTGAAATTGCGTAACAAGGGTAAGGGTCTATGATTTCGTGGATGCAAAAGCACAAAAAGTACTTGGTGGTGACCATTTGGATCAGCACCATCGCTTTTGTGGCTGCGGGCATGATCGGCTGGGGGCAGTATAACTTCTCCTTGGCGGGTGGGAGCGTGGCAAAGGTGGGGCGGATTTCCATTAGCCAAGAGGAGCTGGCTAGAGAACATAAACAACTCTTAGACATTTACAGCCAATCCATCCCCAATTTCAAGGACTTGAGCGAAAAAGAGATCAAAGCCCTAGGGTTAGAGCAAAACGCTTTGAATGTGCTCATCAACCAAGCCCTACTAAAAAACTTTGCCCTAGATTTGGGGCTGGGGGTGAGCGATAGCGAGATTGTCGCCGAGATTCAAAAAAGTGAACTCTTCCAAAGAGACGGGCATTTTGACGAAGGGCTGTATAAAAAACTCCTACAAGAAAACAACTTCCGCCCCAGCACCTTTGAAGACAATGTGAAAAACACCCTCCTACTTAAAAAAATCGCCTCTCTATTCCCCCAAGCCTTAACCCCCCTAGAGCAAGAGGCGTTCATGCTCCCTTTAAGTTTGCAAGATCGGGTGCGTATTGAGGTGCTTGAGCCTAAAGAAATCCCGCTTAAAGAAGAGAGCCTCAAAACCTACTACAACGCCCACAAACAAGACTACAAAAAACCCACAAGCTACACTTTAGCCAGCCTGCAAGTGTCCGCCAAAGACAACCCCAAAGAGAGCGATTTAAAAAGCTACTTCAATAAGCACAAAGAGCAATATACTTTGCAGGGCAAGCCCCAAGAGTTTAGCAAGGTGGAAAAACAAGTGCGCCAAGACTACAACAGCGACAAGGCCAAAGAGCAAGCCCTCAAAGACTACCTAGCCTTAAAAAAGGGGCAGCTTAAAGCCGAAAGCGAAACCTTCACCACCCTGCCTTACGGCGAGGACATCAATAAAAAAATCGAGTCCATGCGGGTGGGTGAGGTGTTAAAACCCCTGCCCTACAAAGAGGGGTGGGTGGTCTTAAAACTTGTGGAGAAAAACGCAAGTGCGCTTGAAAGCTTTGTTGAGGCTAGGGCGAAGATCGCCCAAATTCTGCAAACAGAGGCACAAATTAGGGAGCTTAAAAAAGAAGCCTTGCAAAAACTGCCCACCTTCAAGGGTAGCGACATCGGATTGTTGAATTTAGACTTTAAAGGCAACATCCACGACCTGGGCGAAAAGCCCTCCAAAGCCCTTGTGGATTACATCTTCAAACACCCTTACAAAGAGGGCTTTGCGCTCTTAGAGGGCCCTAGGGCAGTGCTCTATAAAGTCTATGCCCAAGACTTTAAACACCCAGTGAAAAACACCACCTATTTAAAACAAATGGCGCAAAACCTCAAGGCCCAGGCTTTGGATGGGGCTTTAATTGCCATGTTGAAGCAACGCTATAAAATCACTTTATACGCCAGGAGCCGCCCTTGAATCCCATCGTTTTGGGCGTAGACATTGGCTCTAGCAAGATTTGCGCCATCATCGCCGAGATCAAGGAGGGCACGCCACAGGTGATCGGTGTGAGTGTGCATAAATCCGAGGGCGTGAAAAAGGGCAATATCAGCAACATCAGCCAAGCCGGCGAGATTGTCAAGCAAGCGATCGAGGACGCCAAGCGCATGGCGGGGCTTGCCTTTGTGGAAAAGGCGATCGTGTCCATCTCGGGGGCTTGTACGCAGAGCGTGAATAGTGCGGGGCTCATCAATGTCCCCAACAACGAGATCACGCTTAAAGAAATCAACCGCGTGCTAGACACCGCCCTGCACAGCGCACACATCCCCACGGGCTATGAAGTGATCCACATCCTACCCTACCAATTCAAGCTAGACAGCCAAGACAACATCGAAGATCCGATGGGCATGAGCGGCTCTAGGCTAGAAGTGTCTACGCACATTGTAACGGTGCAGCGCAGCAGTTTAGAGAATTTAAGGCGCACGATCCAAATTGCGGGCGTGAAAATTGAAAATGTAGTTTTAAGTGCCTATGCCGCCTCGATCGCTGTTTTAAACGAAGATGATAAAGCTTTGGGCGTGGCGTGCATTGATTTGGGTGGGGGCACTTGTAATATGATGGTCTATGAAGGCGGGTCTATGTGCTTTAACAACTACCTAAATGTAGGCTCAGAGCACATTCGGGACGACTTGGCCAGCGTGTTAGAAGTGCCCCTAGGCACAGCCGAGTATATTAAAAGGCAATATGGCAATCTCATGGCAGAGGAGAGCGATCAAGAGATCGAAGTGCCCGACATCGGGGCAGAGAACAAGAAAAACCGCCTCTCTTTACAGCTCGTGCACAACATCATCCGCGCGCGGGTGGTGGAAACCTTTGATGTGCTCAACCGCCGTTTGATTAAGAGCAATTTAAAAGACAGTATCCGCCGTGGCGTTGTGCTCACCGGTGGGATGACGCATGTAGAGGGGATTAGAAATGTCGCCTCCGTGATCTTTGGCAATATCCCCGTGCGCATCGCCAAGCCGGTGGAGCTTAGCGGTTTGTCTGAGGAACTTAAAGACCCGACAAGCTCGGTGGCGATTGGGCTGATTTTATATGGATCGGGCAAGCACACGAATTACGAAAAAGACTCAGAAAAAACGATCCGTTACAAGGAAAATAAGCAGGCTCTGCCCGCCGGTTTCACCTACACCCAAGAGCGCAATTACATTGAAACCGATTTAACCAATCTCAAGCACACGGGCGAGAGTGGGGGCGTAAAAGAGAGAAAAAAGGATATAATACCAACTCCTGATCCCCCCAAAAAAAAGGGCGGTTTCTTTGGGTGGTTATCTCAGTACTTTTGAAGGATGAGTTGTGGCAATGGTGCATGAAGAAGGCATAGGTGTAGAAGAGGTTTTTGAAACCAATGGGGCAAAGATTGTCGTGATCGGCGTGGGGGGTGGGGGATCGAATATGATCGCCCACTTGATCGCCACGGGCACTTTTAAGGACATCACTTTGATCGTCGCCAACACAGACGGGCAGGCGTTGAAATCCTCCAATGCCAAGAATAAGATCCGCTTAGGCGAGAAGCTCACGGGGGGCAGGGGGGCTGGCATGCGCCCTGAGATTGGCAAACAAGCCGCCCAAGAGTGCATCGAGGCGATCAAGGAGGCGGTCAGCGGCGTGGATTTAGTCTTCATCTCTGCAGGGCTTGGCGGGGGCACAGGTACGGGAGCAGCCCCCGTGATCGCCCAAGTGGCTAAGGATGCGGGGGCTTTAACTGTGTCTGTGGTTACCAAACCCTTTAGCTTTGAGGGCAAAAAGCGCGCCAAAGTCGCTGAAGAGGGTTTAAAAGAGTTAAAGGCAGTCAGCGACTCGATTGTGGTGATCCCCAACGAGCGGCTCATGGGTTACATTGAAAAGAGCATGGGCATGCGCAACAGCTTTAAAGAAGTGGATAATGTCCTTGCTAAGGCGGTCAATGGGATTTCGGGGATGATCATCAACTTTGGCGAAAATGACATCAATGTGGATTTTGCCGACTTAAAAACCGTGATGGGACATAA is a genomic window of Helicobacter sp. NHP19-012 containing:
- a CDS encoding DNA-directed RNA polymerase subunit omega, which translates into the protein MRTEEIVAKALDKVNGDRYILSNLIFSRVKQLGAGVQPLVAMDTKTHKPTDIAICEIAEGKIGLDYIDERF
- a CDS encoding adenosylmethionine--8-amino-7-oxononanoate transaminase, giving the protein MPSNAEWHALDFKHIWHPCSQMHDHASLPLLPIKSAKGVYLYDFEGKGYIDGISSWWVNLFGHNHPYINAKLKEQVEQLEHVLLAGLTHPQAINLAARLCALSGFNKCFFADNGSAGVEVALKMSYHSRLLEGKQKPKFLSLENGYHGETLGALSVGGVGLYKDTYKGIFCDQLQTPVPKDEADIPRALHALEQILDRESNNLSAFILEPLIQCAGCMHFYSADFVRQATQMCQERGVLVIFDEIAVGFGRTGSLFAYQQCGVKPDFLCLSKGITGGYLPLAVVLTSDQIYNKFYAPYEQDKSFLHSHSYTGNALACACANATLDLFEQGVVEQNKALSNFIYTCMQEQLVGLKGVKNLRKCGMVFAFELEGYQGSQRLSLAVFEKGLELGLLLRPLSNTIYFMPAYTINQQEVLESVGAMAGVVRALT
- a CDS encoding peptidylprolyl isomerase, with amino-acid sequence MQKHKKYLVVTIWISTIAFVAAGMIGWGQYNFSLAGGSVAKVGRISISQEELAREHKQLLDIYSQSIPNFKDLSEKEIKALGLEQNALNVLINQALLKNFALDLGLGVSDSEIVAEIQKSELFQRDGHFDEGLYKKLLQENNFRPSTFEDNVKNTLLLKKIASLFPQALTPLEQEAFMLPLSLQDRVRIEVLEPKEIPLKEESLKTYYNAHKQDYKKPTSYTLASLQVSAKDNPKESDLKSYFNKHKEQYTLQGKPQEFSKVEKQVRQDYNSDKAKEQALKDYLALKKGQLKAESETFTTLPYGEDINKKIESMRVGEVLKPLPYKEGWVVLKLVEKNASALESFVEARAKIAQILQTEAQIRELKKEALQKLPTFKGSDIGLLNLDFKGNIHDLGEKPSKALVDYIFKHPYKEGFALLEGPRAVLYKVYAQDFKHPVKNTTYLKQMAQNLKAQALDGALIAMLKQRYKITLYARSRP
- the ftsA gene encoding cell division protein FtsA — protein: MNPIVLGVDIGSSKICAIIAEIKEGTPQVIGVSVHKSEGVKKGNISNISQAGEIVKQAIEDAKRMAGLAFVEKAIVSISGACTQSVNSAGLINVPNNEITLKEINRVLDTALHSAHIPTGYEVIHILPYQFKLDSQDNIEDPMGMSGSRLEVSTHIVTVQRSSLENLRRTIQIAGVKIENVVLSAYAASIAVLNEDDKALGVACIDLGGGTCNMMVYEGGSMCFNNYLNVGSEHIRDDLASVLEVPLGTAEYIKRQYGNLMAEESDQEIEVPDIGAENKKNRLSLQLVHNIIRARVVETFDVLNRRLIKSNLKDSIRRGVVLTGGMTHVEGIRNVASVIFGNIPVRIAKPVELSGLSEELKDPTSSVAIGLILYGSGKHTNYEKDSEKTIRYKENKQALPAGFTYTQERNYIETDLTNLKHTGESGGVKERKKDIIPTPDPPKKKGGFFGWLSQYF
- the ftsZ gene encoding cell division protein FtsZ encodes the protein MVHEEGIGVEEVFETNGAKIVVIGVGGGGSNMIAHLIATGTFKDITLIVANTDGQALKSSNAKNKIRLGEKLTGGRGAGMRPEIGKQAAQECIEAIKEAVSGVDLVFISAGLGGGTGTGAAPVIAQVAKDAGALTVSVVTKPFSFEGKKRAKVAEEGLKELKAVSDSIVVIPNERLMGYIEKSMGMRNSFKEVDNVLAKAVNGISGMIINFGENDINVDFADLKTVMGHKGLALMGIGEATGVNAATVAVENAITSPLFDNISINGAMGVLVNFECHPDYPLAEVHAAMGTVNDMADDDAEVIFGTCTSPNMPTDQIKVTIVATGFEKQEEHKPESKPEGNTPNLSKSTLGGLRLASGDDYQNVDLDIPAYLRHQKD